The following are encoded together in the Brassica napus cultivar Da-Ae chromosome A9, Da-Ae, whole genome shotgun sequence genome:
- the LOC125577624 gene encoding protein SENESCENCE-ASSOCIATED GENE 21, mitochondrial-like — protein sequence MARSLSSVKFVSAFVSQELSNAIFRRGFAATTAQPSGGKGGAVVSAVMKKGMEESNQKLSAWIPDPKTGYYRPETGSNEIDPAELRAALLNKKQ from the exons ATGGCTCGTTCCCTCTCTAGCGTTAAGTTCGTATCCGCTTTCGTCTCTCAAGAACTCTCCAATGCAATCTTCCG ACGTGGTTTTGCTGCCACGACGGCGCAACCGAGCGGTGGAAAAGGTGGAGCCGTTGTTTCGGCGGTGATGAAGAAGGGAATGGAAGAATCGAACCAGAAGCTTTCTGCTTGGATTCCAGACCCCAAAACCGGCTATTACAGACCGGAAACCGGTTCCAACGAGATTGATCCAGCTGAGCTACGAGCAGCTCTCTTGAACAAAAAGCAGTGA
- the LOC111200819 gene encoding U3 small nucleolar RNA-associated protein 14 homolog A-like yields the protein MGSLKRKSSWSSKTLAKSKKRKGPHLPNSILKMIATHKRPLNSDDNEIDSDVDLYEYEEGIPEEESRKNNRYDRIDNYEFKLPDDFEDEDVESEDDEDGVNSEYDGDDDRHARMLQVLTGMPSAAFNSENKSKPLLFTEPYPEGEFNPTRDVLSGKNILTEEDFLAPLEEYHKTSKQISRMRKDTYKSLVHPPLPKPDRERLERKAARGLVDEEFSKWVHLVKRNREAPTVYFNQEVVNLGKSTVGAIASEFQPRTEFEMRMASVLNDNEVSEAHREDGARLLELNQVSMEDHIKDYNHIAKMRSLLFNHERKSKQIKKIKSKLYHRLKNKDLRNSVLGALMDPEMAKEEAMKQEARRAEERMTFKHKNRGKWAKRMVRRGLNVKYNGTGEAITEQLQINAVLSRKMNSLRDGSSSDEEELSDGSDQETPYKLVAKAKEKTLRALEDDEVCNSGLMSLPFMVRAMKKKNEEANEEANRAVEEYEEWENSGGAVKPKKTISVSGRRVFGATEAPKESKKDSDNFYDNNSDSDIDDNDLEDVRDVASPSRRNNGTILISGDEESEDSESEAEQMVDGIFEVPSQAELINRAFAGDDVVGEFEKEKQEVLNQEVPEPEKPVLLPGWGQPWPTNKRGYHQIKTTRKEEDAQRKREEALKTRKDFRLKHVIISEKVDKKAEKLHTTTPPFPFTSKEVFEHSMRMPIGPEFNPSTVVGDLNRPEVVKKTGVIIKPVKFEEVNPNEEVDDEHPRNHQKPRLNKKTSRRQSKVK from the exons ATGGGATCACTAAAGAGGAAATCATCATGGAGCTCCAAAACCCTAGCTAAGTCAAAGAAGAGGAAAGGTCCTCACTTGCCCAACTCAATACTCAAGATGATCGCCACTCATAAACGTCCTTTGAACTCCGATGACAATGAGATCGATTCCGACGTTGATTTGTACGAGTACGAAGAAGGCATCCCTGAAGAGGAATCAAGAAAAAACAACCGCTATGATCGCATCGATAACTACGAATTCAAACTTCCAGATGATTTTGAG GATGAAGACGTGGAGTCAGAGGATGATGAAGATGGTGTGAACAGTGAgtatgatggtgatgatgatagACACGCACGGATGTTGCAAGTACTCACTGGGATGCCAAGTGCAGCTTTTAATA GTGAGAATAAGAGCAAACCTCTGCTCTTCACTGAACCTTATCCAGAAGGTGAATTCAATCCCACACGTGACGTTCTCTCGGGTAAAAACATCCTCACCGAGGAAGACTTCTTGGCGCCTCTTGAAGAGTATCACAAGACAAGCAAACAAATCTCCCGGATGAGGAAGGATACTTACAAGTCCCTTGTTCACCCTCCTCTGCCGAAGCCAGACCGTGAAAGACTGGAACGTAAAGCGGCGAGAGGACTAGTTGATGAGGAGTTTAGCAAGTGGGTGCATCTGGTGAAAAGGAACAGGGAGGCCCCGACTGTTTACTTTAACCAAGAAGTCGTCAATCTTGGAAAGTCTACGGTCGGCGCAATAGCATCGGAGTTTCAACCGAGGACTGAGTTTGAGATGAGGATGGCTTCTGTGCTTAATGATAATGAGGTCTCAGAGGCTCATAGAGAAGATGGTGCTCGGCTTCTTGAATTGAACCAG GTTTCTATGGAAGACCACATAAAGGACTATAACCACATTGCCAAGATGCGGAGCCTTCTCTTTAACCATGAGCGAAAGAGTAAACAGATCAAGAAGATTAAGTCCAAACTTTATCACCGCCTCAAAAACAAAGACCTGAGGAACTCGGTGCTGGGAGCATTAATGGACCCAGAGATGGCTAAAGAAGAGGCTATGAAGCAGGAGGCTAGACGTGCAGAGGAACGTATGACGTTTAAGCACAAGAACAGAGGAAAATGGGCCAAACGAATGGTAAGACGTGGACTGAATGTGAAATACAATGGAACTGGGGAAGCTATCACTGAGCAACTTCAGATAAATGCTGTTTTGTCGAGAAAGATGAACTCCTTGAGAGATGGAAGTAGCAGTGATGAAGAAGAGTTGAGTGATGGTTCGGATCAGGAGACTCCTTATAAATTGGTAGCAAAAGCAAAGGAGAAGACGCTGAGAGCTTTGGAAGATGATGAAGTGTGCAACTCTGGTCTTATGTCATTACCTTTCATG GTCCGTgctatgaaaaagaaaaatgaggAAGCTAATGAAGAAGCAAACCGTGCAGTAGAGGAGTATGAAGAGTGGGAGAACTCTGGTGGAGCAGTAAAgcctaaaaaaacaattagtgtTAGTGGTAGAAGAGTGTTTGGTGCAACCGAAGCTCCAAAAGAGTCTAAAAAGGATTCAGATAACTTCTATGACAACAACAGTGATAGTGACATAGACGATAATGACTTAGAGGATGTAAGAGATGTTGCCTCACCTTCTAGAAGAAACAATGGAACCATTCTCATCTCAGGAGATGAAGAAAGTGAAGATTCAGAGAGTGAAGCAGAGCAAATGGTGGACGGGATCTTTGAAGTTCCTAGTCAAGCAGAGCTTATAAACCGTGCTTTTGCTGGTGATGATGTGGTAGGTGAGTTTGAGAAGGAGAAGCAAGAGGTTCTAAATCAGGAAGTTCCTGAACCGGAAAAGCCGGTTCTGCTTCCTGGTTGGGGACAACCATGGCCTACCAATAAGAGAGGTTATCATCAGATCAAAACAACAAGGAAAGAAGAAGATGctcagagaaagagagaggaagcTCTCAAAACAAGGAAAGACTTTCGTCTTAAACATGTTATCATATCAGAGAAGGTTGATAAAAAG GCTGAGAAACTTCATACTACGACTCCACCTTTCCCTTTTACATCAAAGGAAGTTTTCGAACATAGTATGCGTATGCCTATAGGACCCGAGTTTAATCCCTCTACTGTTGTTGGAGATCTAAACCGTCCAGAG GTTGTGAAGAAGACTGGAGTCATAATCAAACCCGTGAAGTTTGAAGAAGTAAATCCAAATGAGGAAGTAGATGATGAACACCCTCGAAACCATCAGAAACCAAGACTCAATAAGAAAACTAGTAGACGCCAAAGCAAAGTCAAGTAA
- the LOC125577622 gene encoding L-type lectin-domain containing receptor kinase IV.4-like, whose translation MFVKLLTIVFFFFSLLSQLLKSSSQSVNNFTYNGFHLPLTLISIQGKATVTPNGLLKLTHSTMYMTGHAFYNQPIRFKDSPNSTVSSFSTTFVFAIIPQVKTFSGDGMAFFVAPTSSPPSGNPGEYLGLFTPLNNGNQTNDIFAVELDTILNDGCNDTNDNHVGIDINSLKSVKSSPAGYWDDETGQFKDLTLISSQRMQVWVDYDGLTNQIDVTMAPFNHDKPIKPLVSTVRDLSSILLQDMFVGFSASTGAVVSQHFVLGWSFQVKGKAPPLDLQTLPKLPELQSKRKGIPPLTAFYFAVTLLALLFFLSLLLREFVKFIFRRKIKFVEEKEEEEEEELEDWETEFTKNRVKFKDLYSATEGFKEKDVLGSGGFGSVYKGVMPNTKKEIAVKRVSNESKQGLKEFVSEIVTIGRMSHRNLVPLLGYCRREKELLLVYDYMPNGSLDKYLHNSPEVTLDWKQRIKVIKGVASALFYLHEDWEQVVIHRDIKSSNVLLDAEYNGRLGDFGLARLCGHGTDPQTSHVAGTWGYLAPDHMRTGKTTTATDVFSFGVLLLEVACGRRPIEVHKKSGETVLLVDWVFGFWSEGNILDAKDPNLGTEFDQREVEMILKLGFWCSHFNPEARPTMRQVLHYLSGDSMLPDFSPLDLRGSEMMLGTHHGLSMTGIGMFTGESSMVDSVLSGGR comes from the coding sequence ATGTTCGTGAAGCTACTCaccatcgtcttcttcttcttcagtctaCTTTCTCAACTCCTAAAATCCTCTTCCCAATCTGTCAACAACTTCACTTACAATGGCTTCCATCTTCCACTGACTCTCATATCCATCCAAGGGAAAGCAACCGTCACACCCAACGGTCTATTAAAGCTAACCCATTCAACAATGTACATGACCGGTCACGCCTTCTATAACCAACCAATCCGGTTCAAAGATTCTCCAAACAGCACTGTCTCGTCCTTCTCCACAACATTTGTCTTCGCCATCATCCCTCAGGTCAAGACATTTAGCGGCGACGGCATGGCCTTTTTCGTGGCTCCTACCTCCAGCCCCCCGTCCGGAAATCCCGGTGAATACCTGGGGCTCTTCACCCCTTTGAACAATGGTAACCAAACGAATGATATATTCGCTGTTGAATTAGACACCATTCTGAATGATGGGTGCAATGATACCAACGATAACCATGTCGGGATCGATATTAATAGCTTAAAGTCAGTTAAAAGTTCACCCGCGGGGTACTGGGACGACGAGACGGGTCAGTTTAAGGACCTTACTCTGATCAGTAGTCAGCGGATGCAGGTTTGGGTCGATTACGATGGCCTTACCAATCAAATTGACGTAACGATGGCTCCTTTCAATCATGACAAACCAATAAAACCACTTGTCTCTACTGTCAGGGATCTATCCTCGATTCTTTTGCAAGATATGTTCGTCGGTTTCTCGGCTTCAACCGGTGCTGTTGTATCGCAACATTTTGTCCTTGGGTGGAGTTTCCAGGTGAAGGGGAAAGCTCCCCCGTTGGACTTACAGACACTTCCAAAACTTCCAGAGCTGCAGTCCAAGAGAAAGGGAATCCCGCCGCTGACTGCCTTCTATTTTGCTGTGACACTTCTCGCCCTACTTTTCTTTTTGTCCCTATTGCTCAGGGAATTTGTGAAATTTATCTTTAGGAGGAAGATAAAGTTTGTagaggagaaggaggaggaggaggaggaggagctagAAGACTGGGAAACAGAGTTCACCAAGAACAGGGTGAAGTTCAAAGACTTGTACTCCGCCACGGAAGGATTCAAGGAGAAGGACGTTCTCGGATCTGGCGGGTTTGGGAGCGTTTACAAAGGTGTCATGCCCAATACAAAGAAAGAGATCGCCGTGAAAAGAGTGTCGAACGAATCCAAACAAGGGTTGAAAGAGTTTGTGTCTGAGATCGTGACTATTGGTCGGATGAGTCACCGGAACTTAGTCCCTCTTTTAGGTTATTGCCGTCGGGAAAAGGAGCTTCTTCTAGTGTACGACTACATGCCCAATGGAAGCTTAGACAAGTATTTGCATAATAGTCCAGAGGTCACCCTCGACTGGAAACAAAGAATTAAAGTCATTAAAGGTGTGGCATCTGCCTTGTTCTACCTCCACGAGGATTGGGAACAAGTGGTGATTCACCGCGACATCAAATCCAGCAACGTCTTATTGGATGCAGAGTATAATGGGAGACTTGGGGATTTCGGTTTAGCTCGATTGTGCGGTCACGGTACGGATCCTCAGACCTCTCACGTCGCTGGAACATGGGGATACCTAGCCCCCGATCACATGAGGACAGGGAAGACCACGACCGCAACTGATGTTTTCTCGTTTGGGGTGCTTCTATTGGAAGTTGCGTGCGGTAGACGTCCTATCGAGGTTCATAAAAAGAGTGGTGAGACGGTCTTGCTCGTGGATTgggtttttgggttttggaGTGAGGGAAACATTTTGGATGCTAAGGATCCAAATCTAGGGACAGAGTTTGATCAAAGAGAGGTCGAAATGATTTTGAAGCTAGGGTTTTGGTGCTCTCACTTCAACCCTGAGGCTAGACCAACTATGAGACAAGTGTTACATTACCTAAGTGGAGATTCAATGTTACCAGATTTCTCGCCTTTGGACTTGCGTGGGAGCGAGATGATGTTGGGAACCCACCACGGACTTAGCATGACAGGCATTGGCATGTTTACAGGTGAATCTTCCATGGTTGATTCTGTCCTCTCCGGTGGGAGGTGA
- the LOC125577623 gene encoding protein SINE1-like, translating into MGLNLNPILRQELANLDKDTESRKTAMKALKSYVKDLDSKAIPSFLAQVSETKETNSLSGEYTISLYEILARVHGPNIVPQIDTIMSTIVKTLASSAGSFPLQQACSKVVPAIARYGIDPTEQEENKKRVIIHSLCKPLSDSLLCSQESLASGSALCLKALVDCDNWRFASDEMVNKVCQNVVVALDANSNQTHLHMGLVMALAKRNPLIVEAYARLLIHTGVRILGFGVKEGNSQKRLSAVQMINFLMKCLDPRSIYSEVELIVKEMERCQTDQMAYVRGAAYEAMVTSKRIAGELEGKMEKKGCRSVTGSNFCGRKCSPRSHDDNESLSPESQTLGGSFSGGYDSPVESSPRSSCNFDGRSVNRKLWRSNGVVDISLKDGLFSGDTTVSDSPLVPYDHCDNEFEGFVMGSLRNRRMQNTTPTSPQRHCCSRNMNAENFNIYSTPRKLISSLQYPDDMGLDHSDIQSPMPSRQNTKLRKQSSPTPVKQAMETISSSSTVMLSEETTPQSQMIMSSKKKKKNMRYAKLMFVVSFFVVVLFTSVVMFSQDDDVVYYTVPT; encoded by the exons ATGGGTTTAAATCTCAACCCGATTCTCCGACAAGAGCTAGCAAACCTCGACAAAGACACAGAGAGCCGCAAAACCGCCATGAAAGCTCTCAAGTCCTACGTCAAAGACCTCGACTCAAAAGCCATCCCGAGCTTCCTAGCCCAAGTCTCCGAGACCAAAGAGACCAACTCTCTCTCCGGCGAATACACAATCTCCCTCTACGAGATCCTCGCTCGCGTCCACGGACCCAACATCGTCCCCCAGATCGACACCATCATGTCCACCATCGTCAAGACCTTAGCTTCCAGCGCTGGATCCTTCCCTCTCCAGCAAGCTTGCTCCAAAGTGGTCCCCGCCATCGCTAGGTACGGTATCGACCCTACGgaacaagaagaaaacaagaaacGTGTGATTATACACTCTCTGTGTAAGCCTCTCTCTGACTCTCTCTTGTGTTCACAAGAGAGCTTAGCTTCAGGATCCGCGCTTTGTCTCAAAGCTCTCGTGGATTGTGATAACTGGAGGTTTGCTTCTGACGAGATGGTGAATAAAGTCTGCCAAAACGTCGTCGTTGCGTTGGACGCGAACTCTAACCAGACGCATCTGCATATGGGTTTGGTGATGGCCCTTGCGAAGCGTAATCCTTTGATCGTTGAGGCTTACGCGAGGCTGTTGATACACACGGGGGTAAGGATACTCGGGTTCGGTGTGAAGGAAGGGAACTCGCAGAAGAGGTTGTCCGCTGTGCAGATGATTAACTTTTTGATGAAGTGTTTGGATCCGAGGAGTATCTACTCTGAGGTTGAGTTGATTGTTAAGGAGATGGAGAGGTGTCAGACGGATCAGATGGCGTACGTTAGAGGAGCTGCTTATGAAGCGATGGTGACTTCTAAGAGGATAGCTGGGGAGCTTGAGGGGAAGATGGAGAAGAAAGGTTGTCGTTCTGTGACTGGTTCGAATTTTTGTGGAAGAAAGTGTTCTCCTCGTTCTCATGATGATAATGAGTCTTTGTCACCTGAGTCACAGACTCTTGGAGGGTCTTTTAGTGGTGGGTATGATTCTCCGGTTGAGTCTTCGCCGCGTAGCTCTTGTAACTTTGATGGGAGGAGTGTGAATAGGAAACTGTGGAGGAGTAATGGTGTGGTTGATATCTCTTTGAAGGATGGTTTGTTCTCTGGAGACACCACTGTCTCTGATTCACCTCTTGTCCCCTATGATCATTGTGATAATGAGTTTGAAGGTTTTgtaatgggaagtttgaggaacAGGAGGATGCAGAACACAACTCCTACTAGTCCACAG AGACACTGTTGTTCAAGGAACATGAATGCTGAAAATTTCAACATCTATAGCACTCCGAGGAAGCTAATCAGTTCTCTTCAGTATCCTGATGATATGGGCTTGGATCATTCTGACATTCAGAGTCCAATGCCATCTCGCCAGAACACTAAACTCAGGAAGCAATCATCTCCAACACCTGTGAAGCAAGCGATGGAAACaatctcatcatcatcaactgTGATGTTAAGTGAAGAAACAACACCTCAATCACAGATGATAATGAgtagtaagaagaagaagaagaacatgagGTATGCCAAACTCATGTTTGTTGTATCCTTTTTTGTGGTGGTGCTGTTTACAAGTGTGGTGATGTTCAGTCAAGATGATGATGTTGTTTACTACACTGTTCCAACATGA